The Zingiber officinale cultivar Zhangliang chromosome 2A, Zo_v1.1, whole genome shotgun sequence genomic sequence AGAATAATCGAATCaagctatttatttttattgattttctTTCATTATATTCTTTACTCCACCTTTCGTTTTCCTTCTCGGACAAAATTTTTCTACAATTGTAAACGAGTTTTGTATTTTATAAGTTTGTTTGATAAAAGAAGGAACCTAAATTAAActcaatctaaaataaataaaatttttaaaatttttttaataatgaatTTGATATTATTAACTTATTTATCCATCTACTCATAAGTTTGATGTGAACTTTGTTAgtgaatataatttatttattttatttaatgattttttttaaaatttatttaattaatttttttaatattatatgaTAAACATTAAAGACTTTAAAGCTCGGTGCACTAGCGGCTGAAAGCGGCAGAATTAGGGAAGAAATTATtaatttaggtttttattttttttattcccgTCCAAAAAAACACAGCACTAAATTCTTCCCAACAACTGATGACCGGAGTCACCTACTGGGTCCCACCACGAAGGGCCTTCCTTCCTATGTGATTGTGACGGTCAATCAAGCTTCTGCTAAAGTTTCAACAACGATAAGACATTCCCGTCCTCGCCGCTCTGCTACAAAAGAGGAGTAGAGCCGTCGACAACGGCGGAACGCCTCGCCTCCTCCTCCAGAATGCCCAAAAATTCGATCTTTCtcgctctcctcctcctcctccccctcctcccCCTCCTGCATCTCCCCTCCACCTTCGCACAGCAGGAGGAGTTCATCTTCACCGGCTTCTCTGGTAGCGGAGGCAGCAGAAACAGCAGCGGCGGCGGATTAAGCTTGAATGGGGTGGCGGAGATCGAGAACAGAGGGATCCTGCGGTTGACGAACGAAACTAGCCGCCTGATCGGCCGCGCGTTTTACCCGACGGCCCTCCAGTTCCGGAACGTCAGCGACGGCGCCGCTTTCTCCTTCTCCACCGCCTTTGCCTTCGCCATCGTCCCCGAGTACCCCAAGCTCGGCGGCCACGGGTTCGCCTTCACCATCGCGCCTTCCAAGAACCTCCCCGGGGCGCTCCCGAGCCAGTACCTTGGCCTCATGAACGCCTCCGAAGTCGGCAACGCCACCAACCACGTGTTCGCCGTCGAGTTCGACACGGTCCAGGACTTCGAGTTCGGCGACATCAACGACAACCACGTCGGCATCGACATCAACAGCTTGGTCTCGAACGCATCCGCCGCCACGGGATATTTCGACGGCGCCGTCAAGAGAGACCTAAATCTGAAAGGGGGACACACGATCCAAGCTTGGGTCGACTACGATGGCGCGAGGAAGGTCATCAATGTCACCGTCTCGCCTTTCTCCAAGAAGCCGAACACGCCGCTGTTGACGTTTCCGGTGGATCTGTCGGCGATTCTCGAAGATCACATGTTCGTGGGCTTCTCTGCGTCCACCGGATTGCTGGCGAGCTCCCATTACCTCTTCGGGTGGAGCTTCAAGATGAATGGCGCCGCGCGGTCGCTCGACCTTTCCTCCCTGCCGTCGCTGCCGCGGCCGCACAAGAAAAATGTCACTTTGATCGTCGCCGCCTCCGCCTCGGCCGTGATCCTCCTCGTCGCGATCTTAATCGCCACCGGCTACATCTTCTACAAGATCAAGAACGCCGACGTGATTGAGCCGTGGGAGCGGTCCTACGGCCCGCACCGCTTCTCCTACGCGGAGCTGAAGCACGCCACTAAGGGGTTCCGGGACCGAGAGCTGCTGGGCTTCGGCGGCTTCGGGAAGGTGTACAAAGGTACGCTGCCGGGGTCGAAGATGGAGGTAGCGGTGAAGCGCGTCTCCCACGAGTCGAGGCAGGGAATCCGGGAGTTCGTGGCGGAGATCGCCAGCATCGGGCGGCTCCGCCACCGGAACCTGGTCCAGCTGCAGGGCTGGTGCCGCCGACGCGGCGACCTCCTCTTGGTCTACGACTACATGCCCAACGGCAGCCTCGACAAGTTGCTATTTTCCGACGATCCCCTGGACCACCGGCCCAAGGCGCCGACGGTCCTTCCGTGGCCGCACCGCTTCCGGATCCTCCGCGGCGTCGCCTCCGCGCTGCTCTACCTCCACGAGGAGTGGGAGCACGTGGTGATCCACCGGGACGTGAAGGCCAGCAACGTCCTCCTCGACGCCGAGCTTAACGGCCGCCTCGGCGACTTCGGGCTAGCCAAGCTGCACGAGCAC encodes the following:
- the LOC122043351 gene encoding L-type lectin-domain containing receptor kinase S.4-like, which gives rise to MPKNSIFLALLLLLPLLPLLHLPSTFAQQEEFIFTGFSGSGGSRNSSGGGLSLNGVAEIENRGILRLTNETSRLIGRAFYPTALQFRNVSDGAAFSFSTAFAFAIVPEYPKLGGHGFAFTIAPSKNLPGALPSQYLGLMNASEVGNATNHVFAVEFDTVQDFEFGDINDNHVGIDINSLVSNASAATGYFDGAVKRDLNLKGGHTIQAWVDYDGARKVINVTVSPFSKKPNTPLLTFPVDLSAILEDHMFVGFSASTGLLASSHYLFGWSFKMNGAARSLDLSSLPSLPRPHKKNVTLIVAASASAVILLVAILIATGYIFYKIKNADVIEPWERSYGPHRFSYAELKHATKGFRDRELLGFGGFGKVYKGTLPGSKMEVAVKRVSHESRQGIREFVAEIASIGRLRHRNLVQLQGWCRRRGDLLLVYDYMPNGSLDKLLFSDDPLDHRPKAPTVLPWPHRFRILRGVASALLYLHEEWEHVVIHRDVKASNVLLDAELNGRLGDFGLAKLHEHGANPSTTRVVGTLGYLAPELTRTGKSTTSSDVFAFGALVLEVVCGRRPIDPKALPDELVLVDWVWARWTAGRLFDAVDQRLGGEYNREEAEVAIKVGLWCSHPATAARPGMRDVVRYLDGGDGAEVPPLPAPADYYDPGKDSVGFDDFLRFYASSSFEKLSSGSAALGDEAPSASYSPLARFSRGGV